A window from Elusimicrobiota bacterium encodes these proteins:
- a CDS encoding tetratricopeptide repeat protein has translation MRLPAAALLLFLLAPALRAAPPAAKDEISGPLRERYDEAFKLFTDEEYVKAIQKWSEILRIAPEQRTAQTMIAEARRKLEQQGKDRLEKLYALVGRGLYDDALLDVQNFIEEDFTNPVYRTLQQRLEELVKVAPRAGAGKAWTLAMKGISAALARRPDLRLAHNALRYACELAPEDRSIAALKDLLLNWNPELVGADPITPGMRFLAFKRFVALNFIYDGKYDLAIQALGDILQLEPDDLLSLKRLGSAYFSLGQRPQARAAWKRALTLSPGDPKLVEFLRKLDLPPPSGAVKAPEDKVLMDESPAPADAEEGDEEETDEADEPAPQ, from the coding sequence GTGAGGCTCCCCGCGGCCGCGCTCCTTCTGTTCCTCCTCGCGCCCGCCCTGCGGGCCGCGCCCCCCGCCGCCAAGGACGAGATCAGCGGCCCCCTGCGCGAGCGCTACGACGAGGCCTTCAAGCTCTTCACCGACGAGGAGTACGTCAAGGCCATCCAGAAATGGAGCGAGATCCTCCGCATCGCCCCCGAGCAGCGCACGGCCCAGACGATGATCGCCGAGGCCCGCCGCAAGCTCGAGCAGCAGGGCAAGGACCGGCTCGAGAAGCTCTACGCCCTCGTCGGCCGGGGCCTCTACGACGACGCCCTCCTCGACGTGCAGAACTTCATCGAGGAGGACTTCACCAACCCCGTCTACCGGACCCTCCAGCAGCGCCTGGAAGAGCTCGTGAAGGTCGCCCCGCGCGCGGGCGCCGGCAAGGCCTGGACGCTCGCCATGAAGGGCATCTCCGCCGCGCTGGCCCGGCGACCGGACCTGCGCCTGGCCCACAACGCCCTGCGCTACGCCTGCGAGCTCGCCCCCGAGGACCGCTCCATCGCCGCGCTCAAGGACCTCCTCCTCAACTGGAACCCCGAGCTCGTCGGCGCGGACCCCATCACCCCCGGCATGCGCTTCCTCGCCTTCAAGCGCTTCGTCGCGCTCAACTTCATCTACGACGGGAAGTACGACCTCGCCATCCAGGCCCTGGGCGACATCCTCCAGCTCGAGCCCGACGACCTGCTCTCGCTCAAGCGCCTCGGCTCCGCCTACTTCTCGCTCGGCCAGCGCCCCCAGGCGCGCGCGGCGTGGAAGCGGGCGCTGACGCTCTCCCCAGGCGACCCCAAGCTCGTGGAGTTCCTCCGCAAGCTCGATCTCCCCCCGCCCTCGGGCGCCGTGAAGGCCCCGGAGGACAAGGTCCTCATGGACGAATCCCCCGCCCCGGCCGACGCCGAGGAAGGGGACGAAGAAGAGACCGACGAAGCCGACGAGCCCGCGCCCCAATAA
- a CDS encoding YifB family Mg chelatase-like AAA ATPase produces MIARFWSAAVSGIDGFLVAVEFDLANGLPCFKTVGLPDGSVREARERVVSAVRNAGFEFPGRRVTVNLSPAETRKAGTHFDLPIALGALAASEQVEAVSSAADLCFLGELALDGAVRPVSGVLSMAAAARRRGLRGVVVPRENLREAAASPGLEAYGVSTLREAVDLLRGALPERLPEPEEEPLPAGGEDLGDVRGQALARRAVELAAAGGHNLLLIGPPGTGKSMLARRLPGLLPPLGREEALEVTRVYSVCGRLPPGGGLVRARPFRAPHHTTTPTALVGGGARCRPGEVTLAHRGVLFLDEWPEFGREALESLRQPMEDRCVGVSRLRESVLYPSDFTLVAAMNPCPCGYLGHPGRRCECTERDVRRYRGRVSGPLLDRVDLQAELSPVPFAEWEGVGPVPESTAEVRGRVLAARAFARGRGSRELNARLAGADLREACRVDGDGRLLLEAAARRSALSPRGLDRLLRVARTAADLEGSGPVLRKHLAEAASYLGKWRTL; encoded by the coding sequence GTGATCGCCCGGTTCTGGTCGGCGGCGGTGAGCGGCATCGACGGCTTCCTCGTGGCCGTCGAGTTCGACCTCGCCAACGGCCTTCCCTGCTTCAAGACCGTCGGCCTGCCCGACGGCTCGGTGCGCGAGGCGCGCGAGCGCGTCGTCTCGGCGGTGCGCAACGCCGGCTTCGAGTTCCCCGGCCGGCGCGTGACGGTGAACCTCTCCCCGGCGGAGACCCGCAAGGCCGGCACCCACTTCGACCTGCCCATCGCGCTCGGGGCCCTGGCCGCCTCGGAGCAGGTCGAGGCCGTCTCCTCCGCGGCGGACCTCTGCTTCCTCGGCGAGCTCGCGCTCGACGGGGCGGTCCGGCCGGTCTCGGGGGTGCTCTCCATGGCGGCCGCGGCGCGCCGGCGGGGTCTGCGCGGGGTCGTGGTCCCTCGCGAGAACCTGCGCGAGGCGGCGGCGTCCCCGGGCCTCGAGGCCTACGGGGTCTCCACGCTGCGGGAGGCCGTCGACCTGCTGCGCGGGGCCCTGCCCGAGCGGCTCCCGGAGCCCGAGGAGGAGCCCCTGCCCGCCGGCGGGGAGGATCTGGGCGACGTGCGCGGACAGGCGCTGGCGCGCCGCGCGGTCGAACTCGCGGCCGCCGGCGGGCACAACCTCCTGCTCATCGGCCCGCCGGGAACGGGGAAATCCATGCTCGCCCGGCGCCTGCCCGGCCTGCTCCCGCCGCTCGGGCGCGAGGAGGCGCTCGAGGTCACGCGCGTCTACTCGGTCTGCGGCCGCCTCCCGCCGGGAGGGGGGCTCGTGCGCGCGCGCCCGTTCCGGGCGCCGCACCACACGACGACCCCGACCGCGCTGGTGGGCGGCGGCGCGCGCTGCCGCCCGGGAGAGGTCACGCTCGCGCACCGCGGGGTGCTCTTCCTCGACGAGTGGCCGGAGTTCGGCCGCGAGGCGCTCGAGTCCCTGCGCCAGCCCATGGAGGACCGCTGCGTCGGGGTCTCCCGCCTGAGGGAGTCGGTCCTCTATCCCTCCGACTTCACGCTCGTCGCGGCGATGAACCCCTGCCCCTGCGGCTACCTCGGCCATCCGGGTCGGCGCTGCGAGTGCACGGAGCGCGACGTGCGCCGCTACCGCGGCCGCGTCTCCGGCCCGCTGCTCGACCGCGTCGATCTGCAGGCGGAGCTCTCTCCGGTGCCCTTCGCCGAGTGGGAAGGGGTCGGCCCCGTGCCGGAATCGACGGCCGAGGTCCGCGGGCGCGTCCTCGCCGCCCGGGCTTTCGCCCGCGGCCGCGGCTCCCGGGAGCTCAACGCGCGCCTCGCCGGCGCGGACCTGCGCGAGGCCTGCCGCGTCGACGGGGACGGGCGGCTCCTCCTCGAGGCCGCGGCACGCCGGTCGGCGCTCTCTCCGCGAGGGCTCGACCGCCTCCTCCGGGTCGCCCGGACGGCGGCGGATCTGGAAGGTTCCGGGCCCGTCCTGCGCAAACATCTGGCGGAAGCGGCTTCCTATTTGGGAAAATGGCGGACCCTATGA
- a CDS encoding MotA/TolQ/ExbB proton channel family protein, with protein MDLMSILGALLGIGVVLYVLAIGQMAHFLLNPEALILIFGGTVGSVMISYPWSAIRFVPAALKMMIFPPRRPPAMMLIQSFVRLAERARREGLDALGNELQGLPHPFMADGLQMIMDGLDAETLRDRCERDILVTRHRHLQTSGIFRSAGTYAPIFGLLGTLIGVVQVLRNITNPSAMGASMAVAMTASFYGIFSANFLFLPIANKLAFYSEEEMLNRELIAKGLLSLQQGEAPWLIAKRLEAYLAFNLRRGGARRYAKVPA; from the coding sequence ATGGACCTGATGTCGATCCTGGGCGCGCTCCTGGGCATCGGCGTCGTCCTCTACGTCCTCGCCATCGGGCAGATGGCCCACTTCCTCCTCAACCCCGAGGCCCTCATCCTCATCTTCGGCGGCACCGTGGGCTCGGTGATGATCAGCTACCCGTGGTCGGCGATCCGCTTCGTGCCCGCCGCGCTCAAGATGATGATCTTCCCCCCGCGCCGGCCGCCGGCCATGATGCTCATCCAGTCCTTCGTGCGCCTGGCCGAGCGCGCCCGCCGCGAGGGCCTCGACGCCCTCGGCAACGAGCTCCAGGGCCTCCCCCACCCCTTCATGGCCGACGGCCTCCAGATGATCATGGACGGGCTCGACGCCGAGACCCTGCGCGACCGCTGCGAGCGCGACATCCTCGTCACCCGCCACCGCCACCTGCAGACGAGCGGCATCTTCCGCTCGGCGGGGACCTACGCCCCCATCTTCGGACTCCTCGGCACCCTCATCGGCGTCGTCCAGGTCCTGCGCAACATCACGAACCCCTCCGCCATGGGCGCCTCGATGGCCGTGGCCATGACCGCTTCCTTCTACGGGATCTTCTCCGCGAACTTCCTCTTCCTCCCCATCGCGAACAAGCTGGCCTTCTACTCCGAGGAGGAGATGCTCAATCGCGAGCTCATCGCCAAGGGTCTGCTCTCCCTCCAGCAGGGCGAGGCCCCCTGGCTCATCGCCAAGCGCCTGGAGGCCTACCTCGCCTTCAACCTGCGCCGCGGCGGCGCACGGCGCTATGCCAAGGTGCCCGCGTAG
- a CDS encoding FecR family protein has product MTKMTWIKAGVVAAVWTFALTLAPLLKGADAGANRVVAGVLIAMTGRPLLQVPGSDAWEKLKLNQFVYEGDTLRTSSGEKAAVALVGGAEVRINERSVFVMESGGGRKPASLSTKVGQAWTRLLHGRSTVQVRSALAVCSVRGTEADIDVGERMTVKVYEGLVDVFNDQGRQSLSAGQMTQVTGPGAAPQAPKTLAAGDVGDWQNGLKAVDVEKNIQRLNKEAVRTRALELELDKGGQKKKIQLKFEKK; this is encoded by the coding sequence ATGACGAAGATGACATGGATCAAGGCGGGAGTCGTCGCCGCGGTCTGGACCTTCGCGCTGACGCTGGCCCCGCTGCTCAAGGGAGCGGACGCGGGCGCGAACCGCGTCGTCGCCGGGGTGCTCATCGCGATGACGGGCCGTCCGCTGCTGCAGGTTCCGGGGAGCGACGCCTGGGAGAAGCTGAAGCTCAACCAGTTCGTCTATGAGGGAGACACCCTGCGCACCTCCTCCGGCGAGAAGGCCGCGGTGGCGCTGGTGGGAGGGGCCGAGGTCCGCATCAACGAGCGCTCCGTCTTCGTCATGGAATCCGGCGGAGGCCGCAAGCCCGCCTCGCTCTCGACGAAGGTCGGGCAGGCGTGGACGCGGCTGCTGCACGGCCGCTCGACCGTCCAGGTGCGCAGCGCGCTGGCGGTCTGCTCGGTGCGCGGCACGGAGGCCGACATCGACGTGGGCGAGCGGATGACGGTCAAGGTCTATGAGGGCCTCGTGGACGTCTTCAACGACCAGGGCCGGCAGTCGCTGAGCGCGGGTCAGATGACGCAGGTGACGGGGCCGGGGGCCGCGCCCCAGGCGCCGAAGACGCTCGCGGCCGGGGACGTGGGCGACTGGCAGAACGGCCTCAAGGCGGTGGACGTCGAGAAGAACATCCAGCGCCTCAACAAGGAGGCGGTCCGGACGCGCGCGCTCGAGCTCGAGCTCGACAAGGGCGGACAGAAGAAGAAGATCCAGCTCAAGTTCGAGAAGAAATAG
- a CDS encoding LysM peptidoglycan-binding domain-containing protein encodes MKILLLALLLAPAVVRAESRHTVVPGDTLWDLAGRYYEDNFGWRRIADANPAPSVKDPHWIYPGQIIVIPDAAAPVSEPGPALGPDTEAQDIPREAPEPKEEPAAAPEPAPEPPAPVEKGPPFDPSASAGAIALPDALSMEIPSGQTGQTPALRRLLMPASWKEDGKVLESPERLQASQGDHVLLLIERSGVAKRQRYGVYRRTSRTEADTDPKGLYMQKIGIVEVSRKLADKDRYRALVVGAGDTVQPGDLLKLEE; translated from the coding sequence ATGAAGATACTCCTATTAGCGCTTCTGCTCGCTCCGGCGGTCGTCCGCGCCGAGTCGCGGCACACGGTCGTCCCCGGGGACACCCTCTGGGACCTGGCGGGCCGCTACTATGAGGATAACTTCGGCTGGCGCCGCATCGCGGACGCCAACCCCGCGCCGTCCGTCAAGGACCCGCACTGGATCTACCCCGGGCAGATCATCGTCATCCCCGACGCCGCCGCTCCCGTGTCGGAGCCCGGCCCCGCGCTCGGACCCGACACCGAAGCGCAGGACATCCCCCGCGAGGCCCCGGAGCCCAAGGAGGAGCCCGCGGCCGCTCCCGAGCCGGCGCCTGAACCCCCCGCCCCGGTCGAGAAGGGTCCGCCCTTCGATCCCAGCGCCTCGGCGGGCGCCATCGCCCTGCCGGACGCGCTCTCCATGGAGATCCCCTCGGGTCAGACGGGCCAGACTCCGGCCCTGCGCCGGCTGCTCATGCCCGCGTCATGGAAGGAGGACGGCAAGGTCCTCGAGTCGCCCGAGCGCCTGCAGGCGTCCCAGGGGGACCATGTCCTCCTCCTCATCGAGCGCTCCGGGGTCGCGAAGCGGCAGCGCTACGGCGTGTACCGCCGGACCTCTCGGACCGAGGCCGACACCGACCCCAAGGGTCTCTACATGCAGAAGATCGGCATCGTCGAGGTCTCCAGGAAGCTGGCCGACAAGGACCGCTACCGCGCGCTCGTCGTCGGCGCGGGCGACACGGTCCAGCCCGGCGACCTGCTCAAGCTGGAGGAGTAG
- a CDS encoding OmpA family protein, with the protein MIPFLHRVAPSTLEDNPLWLVVLCDMMTNLMLFFLVMFALTQQGPQAQRDLVKTFEAGALVDRKPRAEEAALPTFRESDADRLRGVFTQGGLGEAAAVAETEEGVRVRLKEGLLFGFGEADLAANAGTTLERLAAVLREMPNSVVVEGHTDDRPVIGGRYRSNWELSIARSHAVLSALVAAGVHPKRLVTSGYGPLHPIASNGDDAGRAKNRRVEIVILRHPEEERGA; encoded by the coding sequence ATGATCCCCTTCCTCCATCGCGTGGCGCCGAGCACCCTCGAAGACAACCCGCTTTGGCTCGTCGTCCTCTGCGACATGATGACGAACCTCATGCTCTTCTTCCTCGTGATGTTCGCGCTGACCCAGCAGGGGCCGCAGGCCCAGCGGGACCTGGTGAAGACTTTCGAGGCCGGCGCGCTCGTCGACCGGAAGCCCCGCGCCGAGGAGGCCGCCCTTCCGACCTTCCGCGAGAGCGACGCCGACCGGCTGCGCGGGGTCTTCACGCAGGGAGGGCTCGGGGAGGCCGCGGCCGTGGCCGAGACCGAGGAGGGCGTGCGCGTGCGCCTGAAGGAAGGTCTGCTCTTCGGCTTCGGCGAGGCCGACCTCGCCGCGAACGCGGGGACGACGCTCGAGCGGCTCGCCGCGGTCCTGCGCGAGATGCCGAACTCCGTCGTCGTCGAGGGACACACCGACGACCGCCCGGTCATCGGCGGGCGCTACCGCAGCAACTGGGAGCTCTCCATCGCCCGCTCGCACGCGGTCCTCTCCGCGCTCGTCGCGGCGGGAGTGCACCCGAAGCGCCTCGTGACCTCCGGCTACGGCCCGCTGCACCCCATCGCCTCGAACGGCGACGACGCGGGACGCGCGAAGAACCGGCGCGTCGAGATCGTCATCCTGCGCCACCCCGAGGAGGAGCGCGGTGCTTAG
- a CDS encoding flagellar motor protein MotB — MLRDRPETPQDDPTKLWMIPYADLMSNLVILFLALFVFSYATRSPEYDRALARIEKEIASQKRLTEKERQLQEMELAVRLKREMSRLRLDDFGLKVSSRRIELTLPSPVLFREGSDRLDPAAEELLSSLAGLFSQLPNPILVEGHTDDVPVLGGRLRSNWELSAARAFSVVEFLSSRGLPAARFHARGYGEFRPVASNADARGRRMNRRIEISVIRELSKEGA, encoded by the coding sequence GTGCTTAGGGATCGACCCGAAACCCCGCAGGACGACCCCACGAAGCTGTGGATGATCCCTTATGCCGACCTCATGTCGAACCTCGTCATCCTGTTCCTCGCCCTCTTCGTCTTCTCCTACGCGACGCGCTCGCCGGAGTACGACCGGGCGCTCGCGCGCATCGAGAAGGAGATCGCCTCCCAGAAGCGCCTTACGGAGAAGGAGCGTCAGCTCCAGGAGATGGAGCTCGCCGTGCGTCTGAAGCGGGAGATGAGCCGCCTGCGCCTCGACGACTTCGGTCTCAAGGTGAGCAGCCGCCGCATCGAGCTCACCCTGCCCTCCCCCGTGCTCTTCCGCGAGGGCTCCGACCGGCTCGATCCCGCCGCCGAGGAGCTGCTCTCCTCGCTCGCCGGCCTCTTCTCGCAGCTCCCCAACCCGATCCTCGTCGAGGGACACACCGACGACGTCCCCGTGCTCGGAGGCCGCCTGCGCAGCAACTGGGAGCTCTCCGCCGCGCGCGCCTTCTCCGTCGTCGAGTTCCTCTCGAGCCGCGGCCTGCCGGCCGCCCGCTTCCACGCCCGCGGCTACGGCGAGTTCCGCCCCGTCGCCTCGAACGCGGACGCGCGCGGGCGGCGCATGAACCGCCGCATCGAGATCAGCGTCATCCGCGAGCTGAGCAAGGAGGGCGCGTGA
- a CDS encoding FliG C-terminal domain-containing protein has translation MKKLPLLLALCAALGAPGASAAPANTPSDEIGAKVQLEGSIEKRLEAVLRKAFNREDIIVIANVDMVSETEKDEASDEEIMPGVPPKVTPATPGPLGVTLTKVRRVLATVLVDESATAEDLALIRKTAEGLLGIVPERGDALAVEKIRFRKAPPISAADFLKPSGLLSLLWLLLAAAGLLGLQRGTVALVAVGREWIASSRSAAEKSERRLDAEAPEAAAAEAAAAAAADIDEEDRSALPFGFISEKDLPTLILLLQKAKAQTCAVVVHYLPGALAAQVLEALSPERRREVVALMCRVTQLDREQVRVVEESLRARIHYLMGGEHKLAELLDHAPEALREEMLGTLRERDPELGARLKRRIVLLEDLGALEEADLKALVRRIPLRSLAIVLRSAEDLKARILPKLRSGIGEWLTQEIELTQVPPKELAEAERRRVLVALRALVREGRVTLRRES, from the coding sequence ATGAAGAAGCTCCCCCTCCTCCTCGCGCTCTGCGCTGCGCTCGGCGCCCCGGGGGCCTCCGCGGCCCCGGCGAACACCCCTTCCGACGAGATCGGCGCCAAGGTCCAGCTCGAGGGCTCCATCGAGAAGCGCCTGGAGGCCGTGCTGCGCAAGGCCTTCAACCGCGAGGACATCATCGTCATCGCCAACGTCGACATGGTCTCCGAGACGGAGAAGGACGAGGCCTCCGACGAGGAGATCATGCCCGGCGTCCCCCCCAAGGTGACCCCGGCGACCCCCGGCCCGCTCGGTGTGACCCTCACGAAGGTGCGCCGCGTGCTCGCGACGGTGCTCGTCGACGAGTCGGCCACCGCCGAGGACCTCGCGCTCATCCGCAAGACCGCCGAAGGCCTCCTCGGGATCGTCCCCGAGCGCGGCGACGCGCTGGCCGTCGAGAAGATCCGCTTCCGCAAGGCCCCGCCCATCTCGGCGGCCGACTTCCTCAAGCCCTCGGGCCTGCTCTCCCTGCTCTGGCTCCTCCTCGCCGCCGCGGGCCTCCTGGGCCTGCAGCGCGGCACCGTCGCGCTCGTCGCGGTCGGCCGCGAGTGGATCGCGAGCTCCCGCAGCGCGGCCGAGAAGAGCGAGCGCCGCCTCGACGCCGAGGCGCCGGAGGCCGCCGCCGCCGAGGCCGCCGCGGCGGCCGCCGCCGACATCGACGAGGAGGACCGCTCCGCCCTGCCTTTCGGCTTCATCTCGGAGAAGGACCTCCCGACCCTCATCCTGCTGCTCCAGAAGGCGAAGGCGCAGACCTGCGCGGTCGTCGTCCACTACCTGCCCGGAGCCCTCGCGGCCCAGGTCCTCGAGGCCCTCTCGCCGGAACGCCGCCGCGAGGTCGTCGCCCTCATGTGCCGCGTGACCCAGCTCGACCGCGAACAGGTCCGCGTCGTCGAGGAGTCCCTGCGAGCCCGCATCCACTACCTCATGGGCGGCGAGCACAAGCTCGCCGAGCTCCTCGACCACGCTCCCGAAGCCCTGCGCGAGGAGATGCTCGGGACGCTGCGCGAGCGCGACCCCGAGCTCGGCGCGCGCCTCAAGCGCCGCATCGTCCTGCTCGAGGACCTCGGCGCTCTTGAGGAGGCCGACCTCAAGGCCCTCGTGCGCCGCATCCCCCTGCGCAGCCTCGCGATCGTCCTGCGCTCCGCCGAGGACCTCAAGGCCCGCATCCTGCCCAAGCTGCGCTCCGGCATCGGGGAGTGGCTGACCCAGGAGATCGAGCTCACGCAGGTCCCCCCCAAGGAGCTCGCGGAGGCGGAGCGCCGCCGCGTCCTCGTCGCCCTGCGCGCGCTCGTGCGCGAAGGCCGCGTGACCCTGCGCAGGGAGAGCTGA